In Carassius carassius chromosome 2, fCarCar2.1, whole genome shotgun sequence, the DNA window TGTTCTGGGGTGGTTTGTGATGGTCTGTGGTGGTTTAGGGAGGTATGAGGTCGTTTGTGATGGTCTGGGATAGTCTGTGGTGGTCTGAGCTGTACCTGTGGAAGAACACTGCaggctgtgtgtttgtgctggtTTGAGACGAATCCTCATCCTCCTCTCCGTCTGTCTCACTGTCCTCTGAATCAtcctaaacacaaaataaaacatgctagTGTAGTCACACacgttttgagcagattttgcaCGCTTGATTAAATATGTTGCTTTGCAATATAAATTACAGCATGTTAAAAACTTATATTCCAGGAAATGAGTCAAGGTAAAGagagcattgcattgtgggatacagtgtcACACAGCCCCCTTTACCTCTTGCTCCGATTCAGTGCCTGAGAGTTTCTTGTCTTTGCCTTTGGCTCCAGCTCTGCCGTTCTTACGTCCTGAGCCGGGCTTACGacctctgaaacacacacacatacacacacacactttggctataagcgcgcgcacacacacaccaacgtGTTTCAGACTGCGCTCCGACCTGCGTGGGATCTTCTCTCCCTCCGTgtggttctcctctccctcgcccTGCATGTCAGGAACCGCCGCCACCAGATCCTTCAGGAAGTCAAACTGCTGCTCCAGCTCGATGCACTgcttcctgcacacacacacacacacacacacgcatgaggAACTGGGCCGGGAGCGGCTGGAAGGACACACAGGTGCCGGCTGAGACTCACAGGTGTGAGGTGGTCATGGTCTTGGCGTTGCGTGACTGTGTGACGTGACACGCTTTGGTCAGCAGAGACTCCAGGAAGAGCTCCAGAGCACGAGCTCAAACCACAGTCAAGGAAAGAGCAGATATAACGAGACTGAAACACACGTTTGACAGACACTCTTAGGTGTTCTGGtccgaatcaggagagaaatctgcacagatcaagcagtgtttaaacagctctaaacaaatacgCGAGTGACTTTTCacaggaggaagtgttattatagatgtgtttcatcttttgtcttctccagatgttcactgatggactggagtgctgtggattattgtgatgtttttatcagactctcattctgacggcacccattcactgcagagcatccattgatgagacactgatgcagtgctacatttctacaaacctgatgaagacacaaactcatcctgatctcagatgaactGAGGTTGAGCAGATTTatgattttgggtgaactattccttaaattgGAGCTGCATTGTATAAAGCACTTAAAACTACAAAAGAGGACGTTATGGAAACAAAAGATCTGGATGTGCTTGTAGCGTCGAGGTCTACGGCACACAATCTTGATTTTCTGCTGTGAGAGTCGAAGGATACAGATGATGACAGGAACTGCTGCGGCCACTTTGCCGATTTCTTCATCCGTCTGCATGATCTTCTTAATCCTGGCCTGCGAAGCAAACACAAAGACCCTTGAGTGAGAGACAGTGAGAAGCTTCATCTCTGTGAGAGAATCCAGAGTCAGTCAggcgtgatgtgtgtgtgtgtgtgtgtgtgagaagtgaGAGATGTCAACACAAGCACATGTCTGACTCCACGTCAACAACAACAGCTGAACAAACCGGATCAGATCTCGTACTACAGGCACGTTCACACTCACAGTCTGAACATCTGTAAAACACTTCAC includes these proteins:
- the LOC132099399 gene encoding dr1-associated corepressor-like isoform X2; its protein translation is MPSKKKKYNARFPPARIKKIMQTDEEIGKVAAAVPVIISRALELFLESLLTKACHVTQSRNAKTMTTSHLKQCIELEQQFDFLKDLVAAVPDMQGEGEENHTEGEKIPRRGRKPGSGRKNGRAGAKGKDKKLSGTESEQEDDSEDSETDGEEDEDSSQTSTNTQPAVFFHREAALQCVPVSSQQVALLPAVPHKNEEEDEEDYDS
- the LOC132099399 gene encoding dr1-associated corepressor-like isoform X1, giving the protein MRECIGSHLLKTNVLLRRCAHRRARIKKIMQTDEEIGKVAAAVPVIISRALELFLESLLTKACHVTQSRNAKTMTTSHLKQCIELEQQFDFLKDLVAAVPDMQGEGEENHTEGEKIPRRGRKPGSGRKNGRAGAKGKDKKLSGTESEQEDDSEDSETDGEEDEDSSQTSTNTQPAVFFHREAALQCVPVSSQQVALLPAVPHKNEEEDEEDYDS